TTTTTGGTTCACCGGAACATCATTCACCGATGAAAGCACCGATGCAATAACGGCAAGGTCTATGGCCGGGTCATCAATTCGAATCCCACCGGTAATATTCAGGAAAACATCTTTCGATCCGAGGTGGAAGCCCAGCCGTTTTTCAAGCACGGCCAGCAGCATGTTCAGCCTTCGGGCATCGAAGCCGGTTGTTGAGCGCTGAGGCGTTCCGTACACGGCCGTACTCACCAGCGCCTGAATCTCAATCAGCATAGGCCGCATACCTTCAATGGTAGAAGCAATTGCAATGCCGCTGACTTCCTCATCACGCTGCGAGAGTAAAATTTCTGAAGGGTTTTTTACTTCGCGCAGACCGGTATTGGTCATTTCATAAATTCCAAGTTCGGCGGTGGAACCAAAACGGTTTTTCATGGCGCGCAGGATGCGATAGCCGTAATGCCGGTCGCCTTCAAACTGCAATACAGTATCCACCATGTGCTCCAATACTTTTGGTCCTGCCAGCATACCATCTTTGGTAATATGGCCTATGAGAACCACTGGCGTATGGGTTTGCTTGGCGTACTTTTGCAGATAGGCTGCGCACTCGCGCACCTGCGAAATACTTCCTGCAGTGGAGCTGATCAGTTCGGTGGTAAGGGTCTGAATAGAATCAATGACAAGTAGTTGCGGTTCGAACTCAACCAGGTATTGTGCGATGGATTGCACCGAAGTTTCGTTATACACATAGCACTCTGTATTTTTAATTCCGATCCTTTGTGCCCGCATCATGATTTGCTCCTGGCTTTCTTCGCCGGAAACATAGAGGATTTTGAGTTTGCCCAAATTCAGCGCAATCTGCAGCATCAGCGTAGATTTGCCAATGCCAGGTTCGCCACCCACCAGAATGAGTGAGCCTGGAACCATTCCTCCTCCCAGCACGCGGTTGAATTCTTCATTATTTGTATCAATGCGTTCCTGGGCTTCGGGCTGGATTTCAAGAATAGGCTTTGGTT
The Bacteroidales bacterium genome window above contains:
- the radA gene encoding DNA repair protein RadA, which produces MAKTRTAFFCQSCGAQSPKWIGRCNSCGEWNTYVEEVIQREEAQTGWSQKENARSGSKPKPILEIQPEAQERIDTNNEEFNRVLGGGMVPGSLILVGGEPGIGKSTLMLQIALNLGKLKILYVSGEESQEQIMMRAQRIGIKNTECYVYNETSVQSIAQYLVEFEPQLLVIDSIQTLTTELISSTAGSISQVRECAAYLQKYAKQTHTPVVLIGHITKDGMLAGPKVLEHMVDTVLQFEGDRHYGYRILRAMKNRFGSTAELGIYEMTNTGLREVKNPSEILLSQRDEEVSGIAIASTIEGMRPMLIEIQALVSTAVYGTPQRSTTGFDARRLNMLLAVLEKRLGFHLGSKDVFLNITGGIRIDDPAIDLAVIASVLSSVNDVPVNQKTCFAGEVGLSGEIRTVNRIDQRIAEAEKLGFERMFISRYSLKGIDTSRLKMEIVPVAKVSELHNKLF